In the genome of Massilibacillus massiliensis, one region contains:
- a CDS encoding ATP-binding protein: MKIKNSLSLKFMMGVAAVILLIMTVNLLWSIQQYRRQGEADLKEKAQVICQQLVATRSFIASQQDTINIDAAGHYQFKHLNPAAVGKGISDEFNRFSGYNFKQTKFIVRDQENAPDNFEVEKMRELSADRELTEIWGFDEVDGVRVFRYLTPLYYDQSCMSCHGGPAGTIDISGYPREGYAAGDFAGAISIVFPMTAFENHQYENIISHLIFILLMIMATIGMIYILMKHIVITPIVQLTDKVSQIGSGQWTQLNEICTYDEMRDLADQFNEMSIKLNGLYDSLEKKVADRTQQLCEVNVRLADQSRELKQMYEKLFAADQMKSEFLAVMSHELKTPLTAIIAFSEILLSEGETLSSQHKEYLEDIFDCSHQLLRQINDILDMSKIESGLVKINARPTDIRQVVESVVAIVRPLLTKKEIDLSIHVDEALPMILADHDKVKHIMNNLVSNAIKFTDTGGAIGIDVRIQNAELKVAVCDDGIGISTQDQPYVFDKFRQVHDSDSRENQGSGLGLEIARNLVELQGGRIWVESALGKGSTFTFTLPLNAFIEAVYGEE, encoded by the coding sequence AATTTATGATGGGCGTGGCTGCCGTGATTTTATTGATTATGACAGTCAATCTGCTCTGGAGTATCCAGCAATATCGGCGGCAGGGGGAGGCTGATTTAAAGGAGAAGGCGCAAGTGATTTGTCAGCAGCTGGTTGCAACGCGCAGTTTTATTGCTTCGCAGCAGGATACGATCAATATAGATGCGGCGGGGCATTATCAGTTTAAGCATTTGAATCCGGCAGCTGTGGGCAAAGGAATCAGTGATGAATTCAATCGTTTTTCCGGATACAATTTTAAACAAACAAAATTTATTGTGCGGGATCAGGAAAATGCACCGGATAATTTTGAAGTGGAAAAAATGAGAGAATTGTCGGCTGATCGTGAGCTGACGGAGATTTGGGGCTTTGATGAAGTCGATGGAGTACGAGTGTTTCGATATTTGACGCCGCTGTATTACGATCAATCTTGTATGTCTTGTCATGGTGGGCCGGCCGGAACGATTGATATTTCCGGGTACCCAAGGGAAGGTTATGCAGCAGGAGATTTTGCGGGTGCCATCAGTATTGTATTTCCAATGACGGCCTTTGAAAATCATCAGTATGAAAATATTATCAGTCATTTGATTTTTATTTTATTGATGATTATGGCTACCATCGGAATGATTTATATCTTGATGAAACACATTGTAATCACGCCGATTGTACAGCTGACTGATAAAGTGTCGCAGATCGGCAGTGGGCAGTGGACGCAATTGAATGAGATTTGTACCTATGATGAAATGCGGGATTTAGCAGACCAATTTAATGAAATGTCGATAAAACTGAATGGATTATATGACAGCTTGGAGAAAAAGGTCGCAGACCGGACACAGCAATTGTGTGAAGTGAATGTCAGATTAGCCGATCAAAGCCGAGAACTTAAGCAAATGTATGAAAAATTGTTTGCGGCAGATCAGATGAAATCGGAGTTTTTAGCGGTGATGAGTCATGAATTAAAAACCCCGTTAACAGCGATTATTGCTTTTTCTGAAATCTTACTGAGTGAAGGGGAAACGCTAAGTTCCCAGCATAAAGAGTATTTAGAAGATATTTTTGATTGTTCGCATCAGCTATTGCGGCAGATTAATGATATTTTAGATATGTCTAAAATTGAGTCAGGCTTGGTTAAAATCAATGCGCGTCCTACTGATATTAGACAAGTTGTGGAAAGCGTGGTGGCAATTGTTCGTCCGCTACTTACGAAGAAGGAGATTGATCTATCCATCCATGTAGACGAAGCTCTGCCGATGATTCTCGCCGATCATGATAAAGTGAAACATATTATGAACAACCTGGTCAGCAATGCAATCAAATTTACGGATACAGGTGGGGCGATTGGCATAGATGTGCGCATTCAGAATGCCGAGCTTAAAGTAGCCGTTTGTGATGACGGCATAGGGATCAGCACGCAAGATCAGCCTTATGTTTTTGATAAATTCAGACAGGTACATGATAGTGACAGCCGAGAAAATCAAGGCAGTGGGTTAGGTCTTGAAATTGCCCGTAATCTAGTAGAATTACAAGGTGGCCGAATATGGGTAGAGAGTGCATTGGGGAAAGGCAGTACCTTTACGTTTACTTTACCGCTAAATGCTTTTATCGAAGCGGTATATGGGGAGGAATAA
- a CDS encoding response regulator transcription factor has product MVSGQKILVADDDDKILKIVQYCLEKEAFEVVTASDGEQALKLAKLTQPDIALVDLMMPKLNGLDLCELLIQEYDIPVIILSAKGDELDRIVGFRLGVDDYISKPFSPTELVLRVQAILRRVRGKKTNPQKLTYGELSIDEQKRLVVAGGKPIVLTSKEFELLWLFACNPTTVFTRLQLLNKIWHSDYKGDENTVTVHIRRLREKIEKDPSQPQYIKTVWGVGYKFHI; this is encoded by the coding sequence ATGGTGAGCGGTCAGAAAATTTTAGTTGCCGATGACGATGACAAAATATTAAAAATTGTGCAGTATTGTTTGGAGAAAGAAGCGTTCGAGGTGGTAACGGCGTCAGATGGAGAGCAGGCATTAAAACTTGCGAAACTAACGCAGCCCGATATTGCATTAGTAGATTTGATGATGCCAAAATTAAATGGGCTCGATTTATGTGAACTTTTAATTCAGGAATATGATATCCCGGTGATTATTTTATCGGCAAAGGGAGATGAACTAGATCGGATTGTCGGGTTTCGTTTGGGTGTGGATGATTATATTAGCAAGCCGTTTAGCCCGACTGAACTCGTGTTGCGTGTGCAGGCGATTTTGCGCCGGGTTCGTGGGAAAAAAACAAATCCGCAAAAACTCACCTATGGAGAACTTTCGATTGATGAGCAGAAGCGATTGGTCGTGGCCGGAGGTAAGCCGATTGTCTTGACGAGCAAGGAATTTGAGCTTTTATGGTTATTTGCCTGCAATCCTACGACTGTATTTACGCGGCTGCAACTCTTAAATAAAATTTGGCATAGTGATTATAAAGGCGATGAGAATACGGTGACGGTTCACATACGACGGTTGCGGGAAAAAATAGAGAAAGATCCGTCTCAGCCTCAATACATCAAAACAGTTTGGGGTGTAGGGTATAAATTTCACATATAA
- a CDS encoding 4Fe-4S dicluster domain-containing protein — protein sequence MERRTMIQLLLSGSIFAVLFGTNKAKAYIRPPGAVEEGLFLSTCARCGKCAEVCTAKAIVIGHGETGLSIGTPYIVPREQACDLCMECTKVCTSGALRPKEKEQVRMGRAEIDHDTCLAWQGDECKICYTSCPFYDKAIQLKDHKYPIIDETYCTGCGQCEHVCIAQPAAVRVKTL from the coding sequence ATGGAGAGGAGGACGATGATTCAATTGTTGTTGAGTGGAAGTATATTCGCGGTTTTATTCGGTACAAACAAAGCAAAAGCCTATATTCGGCCGCCGGGCGCAGTTGAAGAAGGTCTTTTTCTTTCTACTTGCGCTCGCTGTGGAAAATGTGCGGAAGTTTGCACAGCAAAAGCGATTGTGATCGGGCATGGTGAGACGGGATTGTCCATCGGGACACCGTATATTGTGCCAAGGGAGCAAGCTTGTGATTTATGCATGGAATGCACCAAGGTTTGTACGAGCGGTGCGTTGCGGCCTAAGGAAAAAGAGCAGGTGAGGATGGGTCGCGCGGAAATTGATCATGATACATGTCTTGCCTGGCAGGGTGATGAATGCAAAATCTGTTATACAAGCTGTCCTTTCTATGATAAGGCAATTCAACTGAAAGATCATAAATATCCAATCATTGATGAAACCTACTGCACGGGTTGCGGGCAATGTGAACATGTATGTATTGCACAGCCTGCGGCGGTACGGGTAAAAACGCTTTAA
- a CDS encoding 4Fe-4S binding protein, with translation MKLSFRSRRRVVQSGAVIVLLIPLFFYPTIWFGTYISADFLGVALTDPLTALEILAAGRTVWWPLLVSVIPLVLVAALAGRVFCSFICPLNFLLELLPMKKEAKVRKKWWPIAGIFVVVLLSALVQIPIFTMLSPLHNLMRMFLFGLGIEFVFVVAVLLGAWFYGRKIWCQAICPLGALYGVMGIGRWIMIGFDEERCTHCGKCVQTCSMAVRPGSLTLLDKVSCTNCGDCIDVCEEKALYYAVCGKRKKRGDEAL, from the coding sequence ATGAAACTTTCTTTCAGGAGCAGGCGCAGAGTTGTGCAGAGCGGGGCTGTCATCGTGCTGCTGATCCCGTTGTTTTTTTATCCTACGATATGGTTTGGCACTTATATTTCAGCGGATTTCTTAGGCGTGGCACTTACAGATCCCTTAACAGCGCTGGAAATACTGGCAGCGGGGCGCACTGTATGGTGGCCGCTGCTCGTGTCGGTGATCCCTTTGGTCCTTGTTGCAGCTTTAGCAGGACGCGTGTTTTGCAGTTTTATATGTCCGCTTAATTTTTTATTGGAATTGCTGCCAATGAAAAAAGAAGCGAAGGTCAGGAAAAAGTGGTGGCCGATTGCAGGTATCTTCGTTGTTGTGCTTCTTTCTGCTCTGGTGCAAATTCCCATTTTTACGATGCTATCCCCCCTGCATAATTTGATGCGGATGTTTTTATTTGGGCTTGGTATAGAATTTGTTTTCGTGGTTGCTGTTTTACTTGGAGCCTGGTTTTATGGACGTAAAATTTGGTGTCAGGCGATCTGTCCATTAGGTGCTCTTTATGGCGTAATGGGAATAGGCCGCTGGATAATGATTGGTTTTGATGAAGAGAGATGCACGCATTGCGGAAAATGTGTACAGACTTGCAGTATGGCAGTAAGGCCCGGTAGTTTGACTTTACTCGATAAGGTCAGCTGTACCAATTGCGGAGATTGTATTGATGTTTGTGAGGAGAAGGCCTTATATTATGCTGTCTGCGGGAAACGGAAAAAGAGGGGAGATGAAGCTCTATGA
- a CDS encoding cytochrome c3 family protein, with translation MKLWDKVCGEKKFTLKHFIGLGLFMVVFILSTAGAVAYTSQSDFCGSCHEMSPMYKTWAASGHKDIACAECHEEPGALGVVKSKAKGTKELYLHMTGDFSAPKADARDVNCYGCHQDKVKNVETAAERKDPHTKKHFDNGMNCLSCHSGLVHDEMKNKTLPSRATCVSCHWDEMNK, from the coding sequence ATGAAACTATGGGATAAAGTATGCGGGGAAAAAAAGTTCACGTTGAAACATTTTATTGGGTTAGGTTTATTCATGGTGGTTTTTATCCTATCTACAGCAGGCGCTGTGGCATATACATCACAGAGTGATTTTTGCGGCAGTTGTCATGAAATGTCACCGATGTATAAGACATGGGCGGCTTCGGGTCATAAAGATATCGCTTGCGCAGAATGCCATGAAGAGCCGGGAGCTTTAGGGGTCGTTAAGTCGAAAGCAAAAGGGACGAAAGAATTATATTTGCATATGACGGGAGATTTTTCAGCACCGAAAGCAGATGCGAGGGATGTAAATTGCTATGGATGTCATCAAGATAAAGTGAAAAATGTGGAAACTGCTGCAGAAAGGAAAGATCCGCATACCAAAAAACATTTTGATAATGGCATGAATTGTCTATCTTGCCATAGTGGTCTTGTGCACGATGAGATGAAAAATAAAACATTACCGAGTCGGGCGACTTGCGTATCTTGTCATTGGGATGAGATGAATAAGTAA
- a CDS encoding molybdopterin-dependent oxidoreductase: MKFSRREFLKAMAVSSALFSAGCAMDTSRKTQGPTSQQDVEKWHKGVCRYCGTGCGVLAGVSKGKIVAVKGDPDCAVNKGRLCVKGILLPKIMDTKDRVLHPLIKKNGEFVKASWEEVLDLIATKFKSSIDEFGPDAVGFYGSGQNVAEEAYIANKLFKGAIGTNNIDGNPRTCMASAVAGYISTFGKDEPMGTYADIEAADVFFIIGSNLAEAHPILYSRVVDRKNSNPNAKIIIADPRRTRTADIADVLLQFTPGTDLALLNSMAYVIVEEDLVDMNFINEHTEFVKGADQKLNFAEFKRFLQDYAPEKVSELTGIDAGEIKNVARLFAAKDRNTISLWCMGLNQRIRGTWVNNLIHNLHLLTGKICRPGNTPFSLTGQPSACGSIREVGALSHLLPAHRVVANPKHRAEIAKIWGVDPNHMSAKPGYHTIEMFRAAAAGKLKALWVMCTNPGQSLPNLNAYRKGMEDTFMVVSETYHPTRTSELADVVLPAALWMEKEGVYGNGERRTQHLDKAVEPPGEAKPDVWALLEVAKRLGYGEIFNYKDNEAIWEEYRKCTTGTKMDLPPYARLKKEHGLTWPIPKDDAPPTAIRYAAPYDPFVPEGIKFYGRPNGRAVIYARPHAAPQEVPDGEYPFFLSTGRILEHWHTGTMTFNVPELKRAAAEMYIEICPEDAARLAIKDGMLVDVTSRRGTCKLKAKINGRGQPRPGMVYVPFHDQEMIRMINFVTIDAFDDVSKQPEYKLCAVKISRA, from the coding sequence ATGAAGTTTTCACGACGGGAATTTTTGAAGGCAATGGCTGTATCATCGGCTTTATTCAGTGCCGGATGTGCGATGGATACGAGTCGAAAAACGCAGGGACCTACCTCTCAGCAAGATGTGGAAAAATGGCATAAAGGTGTTTGCCGATATTGTGGTACCGGCTGCGGTGTATTGGCAGGTGTCAGTAAAGGCAAGATTGTTGCGGTGAAAGGCGATCCGGATTGTGCGGTGAATAAAGGCCGCCTATGTGTGAAAGGTATTTTATTGCCTAAAATTATGGATACAAAAGATCGGGTATTGCATCCGTTAATTAAAAAAAATGGTGAATTTGTCAAGGCTTCTTGGGAGGAAGTTTTAGATTTGATTGCAACGAAGTTTAAAAGCTCCATTGATGAATTTGGCCCGGATGCAGTGGGCTTTTACGGTTCGGGACAAAACGTTGCCGAAGAAGCGTACATCGCCAATAAATTGTTTAAGGGGGCGATCGGGACCAATAACATTGACGGTAATCCACGGACTTGTATGGCGAGTGCAGTCGCGGGGTATATCAGTACCTTCGGCAAGGATGAGCCGATGGGAACGTATGCGGATATTGAAGCTGCCGATGTATTTTTTATCATTGGCTCCAATCTGGCAGAGGCGCATCCGATTCTTTATTCTCGGGTGGTAGATCGTAAAAATAGCAATCCGAATGCGAAGATTATCATTGCCGATCCACGGCGGACGCGTACGGCGGATATTGCCGATGTACTGCTGCAGTTTACACCGGGGACAGATTTGGCACTTTTAAATAGTATGGCGTATGTGATTGTTGAAGAAGATTTGGTTGATATGAATTTTATAAACGAACATACGGAATTTGTCAAAGGTGCAGATCAAAAATTAAATTTTGCAGAATTTAAGCGGTTTCTGCAAGACTATGCACCGGAGAAAGTCAGTGAGCTGACAGGCATTGATGCAGGGGAAATTAAGAATGTAGCAAGGCTGTTTGCCGCAAAAGATAGAAATACGATATCGCTATGGTGTATGGGGCTGAACCAGAGGATTCGAGGAACTTGGGTGAATAATCTCATCCATAATTTACATCTGCTGACGGGGAAAATCTGTCGTCCGGGCAATACACCATTCTCTTTGACCGGACAGCCCAGTGCCTGCGGCAGTATTCGTGAAGTTGGTGCATTATCACATTTATTGCCGGCACATCGTGTTGTCGCCAATCCCAAACATCGCGCGGAAATCGCAAAAATTTGGGGTGTTGATCCAAATCATATGAGCGCTAAACCGGGTTATCATACAATTGAGATGTTCCGGGCTGCCGCTGCAGGCAAGTTAAAAGCTTTGTGGGTGATGTGCACCAATCCGGGGCAGTCACTTCCCAATTTAAATGCGTATCGTAAAGGGATGGAAGATACCTTTATGGTAGTTTCGGAAACCTATCATCCTACGCGTACTTCGGAGTTGGCGGATGTTGTTTTGCCGGCGGCTTTATGGATGGAAAAGGAAGGGGTTTACGGAAATGGTGAGCGGCGTACACAACATCTGGATAAGGCTGTAGAGCCGCCGGGTGAGGCAAAACCGGATGTATGGGCTTTGCTTGAAGTCGCCAAGCGGTTGGGTTACGGAGAAATTTTCAATTATAAAGACAACGAAGCGATATGGGAAGAATATCGGAAATGTACGACTGGCACAAAAATGGATTTGCCGCCGTATGCGCGTTTGAAAAAAGAACACGGACTTACATGGCCGATTCCGAAAGATGATGCGCCGCCTACTGCGATACGTTACGCCGCACCTTATGATCCGTTTGTACCGGAAGGCATCAAATTTTATGGGCGTCCAAATGGACGAGCGGTGATTTATGCAAGACCGCATGCCGCTCCGCAGGAAGTGCCTGATGGAGAATATCCTTTCTTTTTATCAACGGGGCGAATTTTAGAACATTGGCATACCGGCACGATGACCTTTAATGTGCCGGAGTTAAAAAGAGCTGCGGCTGAGATGTATATTGAAATTTGCCCGGAAGATGCAGCGCGTCTTGCCATCAAAGATGGTATGTTGGTAGACGTTACTTCCCGTCGTGGTACGTGTAAGCTGAAGGCAAAAATAAATGGCCGTGGACAGCCACGGCCGGGAATGGTGTATGTACCATTTCATGATCAGGAAATGATTCGTATGATTAATTTTGTAACGATTGATGCATTTGATGACGTATCAAAGCAACCGGAATATAAACTTTGTGCAGTGAAAATCAGCAGAGCTTAG
- a CDS encoding chaperone NapD: protein MAIASIIVQPIAQDIENITSQLAQFQEIEIHSVSPKGEIILLLEADNLNVMHTVCTKIEQLKGVAGVFPSYITTADEES, encoded by the coding sequence TGCAAGTATCATCGTACAACCGATTGCGCAAGATATAGAAAATATAACATCGCAGCTTGCACAGTTTCAGGAAATAGAGATTCATTCTGTTTCACCCAAAGGAGAAATCATCCTGCTTCTTGAAGCGGACAACCTAAATGTCATGCATACGGTATGTACCAAAATAGAACAACTAAAGGGCGTAGCCGGTGTATTTCCAAGCTATATCACGACAGCCGATGAAGAAAGCTAA